One Orrella dioscoreae genomic window carries:
- a CDS encoding DUF2946 family protein — protein MRLSLPVRRNTCWLVLLAFLYATLVPSLVLAGGVSPEARKVWVELCGPTGHEMVQLELDTGGEQGDGLVSLSSTAQCLLCLHPATPPDTTLPRPVATRAASAMPLAAARETPAPRGAPAWQRAPARAPPLNA, from the coding sequence ATGCGCTTGAGTCTTCCGGTACGGCGCAACACGTGCTGGCTGGTCCTTCTTGCCTTTCTGTACGCGACGCTGGTGCCCTCGCTGGTGCTGGCGGGCGGCGTGTCGCCCGAAGCCCGCAAGGTCTGGGTGGAACTGTGCGGCCCCACGGGCCACGAAATGGTCCAGCTGGAACTGGACACCGGCGGCGAACAGGGCGATGGCCTGGTGTCGCTGTCCAGCACCGCGCAGTGCCTGCTGTGCCTGCACCCCGCGACGCCCCCAGACACCACCCTGCCCCGCCCGGTCGCCACACGCGCGGCCTCGGCAATGCCGCTGGCCGCCGCGCGCGAGACACCCGCGCCGCGTGGCGCCCCCGCCTGGCAACGCGCCCCCGCACGCGCGCCGCCCCTGAACGCCTGA
- a CDS encoding D-2-hydroxyacid dehydrogenase, translated as MSQAKARVVILDRDTLPPQITVRTPNFPHDLDSHGQTKPDEVAARIKDADVVILNKVKLTREAIAAAPRLRVVAVAATGTDVVDVAACKERGIVVTNIRGYATHTVPEHTFALILALRRSLLAYRDSVARGRWQESGQFCYFDYPIHDLANSTLGIIGDGALGRSVAKLGEAFGMKVLFAAHKGSTGMGPLYTPFEEVLRQSDVITLHAPLLPTTRNMIAAPEFAQMKRHALLINTARGGLVDEAALADALRAGTIAGAGFDVTIEEPPAQDHPFMALQSLPNFILTPHVAWASQEAIQGLADQLIDNVEAAWRGEPRNVVEPPAKR; from the coding sequence ATGAGCCAAGCGAAGGCGCGCGTCGTGATACTCGACCGCGACACCCTGCCCCCGCAGATCACGGTGCGCACGCCGAACTTCCCCCACGATCTCGACAGCCACGGCCAGACGAAGCCGGACGAGGTCGCCGCCCGCATCAAGGACGCCGACGTGGTGATCCTGAACAAGGTGAAGCTGACGCGCGAAGCGATTGCCGCCGCGCCCAGGCTGCGCGTGGTGGCGGTGGCCGCCACCGGCACCGACGTGGTGGATGTTGCCGCCTGCAAGGAACGCGGCATCGTGGTGACGAACATCCGCGGCTACGCCACCCACACGGTCCCGGAGCACACCTTCGCGCTGATACTGGCCCTGCGGCGCAGCCTGCTGGCCTATCGCGACTCGGTCGCCCGCGGCCGCTGGCAGGAAAGCGGCCAGTTCTGCTATTTCGACTACCCCATCCATGATCTCGCCAACTCGACGCTGGGCATCATCGGCGACGGCGCGCTGGGCCGCTCGGTGGCCAAGCTGGGCGAGGCCTTCGGCATGAAGGTGCTGTTCGCCGCGCACAAGGGCTCGACCGGCATGGGCCCGCTGTACACGCCCTTCGAGGAAGTGCTGCGCCAGAGCGACGTGATCACGCTGCACGCCCCGCTGCTGCCCACGACCCGCAACATGATCGCCGCCCCCGAGTTCGCGCAGATGAAGCGCCATGCGCTGCTGATCAACACCGCGCGCGGCGGCCTGGTGGACGAGGCCGCGCTGGCCGACGCGCTGCGCGCAGGCACCATCGCCGGCGCGGGCTTCGACGTGACGATCGAGGAGCCGCCCGCGCAGGATCACCCCTTCATGGCGCTGCAGTCGCTGCCCAACTTCATCCTGACGCCGCACGTGGCCTGGGCCAGCCAGGAGGCCATCCAGGGCCTGGCCGACCAGCTGATCGACAACGTGGAAGCCGCCTGGCGCGGCGAACCGCGCAACGTCGTGGAGCCGCCTGCCAAGCGCTGA
- a CDS encoding PepSY domain-containing protein — protein MGARTKRLVFLVHRWTGIAGCLLMALWFVSGMVMLFVGYPKLTPAERLAPLPALAADCCLAAPPALAEAARAPGAVLALTTLRGEPHYVVRGAPGLPARAARTGDAPPALTPAAAVAAARAFAPGMTAHYAGELQEDRWTHARGLNAHRPLHRVDLAGDAPTTLYVSSVTGEVVMDAPRWQQRWNYAGAWLHWLYLFRMQSVDPVWSWLVIGLSALCTVSALAGMLVGIWRWRFRGRYKSGSRSPYREGWMHWHHVVGLVFGVFVCTWIFSGLMSMNPLGMFGPTHGRPDVAAYQGAGQSPPDALAPAAVLGTLQASGFQAVELQWRWLDGTPYVLAQDARTGTRLVRASASGLRVFQHWDAQTVLDAARRLFAEPVTTHAVLTDHDAYYYARHAEAMNGGLVRGLPALRMDFADPDHTRVYVDLQTGEIATSLAASQRASRWLFYFLHSWDTPQLLAWSTTRDGVILLLSLGGIVVSVSGVVIGWRRLRKQAH, from the coding sequence ATGGGTGCACGCACGAAACGGCTGGTCTTCCTGGTCCATCGCTGGACGGGGATCGCCGGCTGCCTGCTGATGGCGCTGTGGTTCGTGAGCGGCATGGTGATGCTGTTCGTGGGCTATCCCAAGCTCACGCCCGCCGAAAGGCTGGCGCCCCTGCCCGCGCTGGCGGCGGACTGTTGCCTGGCCGCGCCGCCCGCGCTGGCCGAGGCGGCCCGCGCGCCAGGCGCCGTCCTGGCCTTGACGACGCTGCGTGGCGAACCGCACTACGTGGTTCGGGGCGCGCCGGGCCTGCCCGCGCGGGCGGCCCGTACAGGCGACGCGCCGCCCGCGCTCACGCCCGCCGCCGCCGTGGCAGCGGCACGCGCTTTCGCCCCCGGCATGACGGCGCACTATGCGGGCGAGCTTCAGGAAGACCGCTGGACGCACGCACGCGGCCTGAACGCGCATCGGCCGCTGCATCGCGTGGACCTGGCGGGCGATGCGCCCACCACGCTGTACGTCTCGTCCGTCACGGGCGAGGTGGTGATGGACGCGCCGCGCTGGCAACAGCGCTGGAACTACGCGGGCGCCTGGCTGCACTGGCTGTACCTGTTCCGGATGCAGTCGGTCGACCCGGTGTGGTCGTGGCTGGTGATCGGGCTGTCGGCGCTTTGCACCGTCAGCGCGTTGGCTGGCATGCTCGTGGGCATCTGGCGCTGGCGCTTCCGGGGCCGCTACAAATCAGGCTCGCGCTCGCCTTACCGCGAGGGCTGGATGCACTGGCATCACGTCGTGGGACTCGTCTTCGGCGTGTTCGTGTGCACGTGGATATTCAGCGGGCTGATGTCGATGAACCCGCTGGGCATGTTCGGCCCCACGCATGGACGGCCTGACGTCGCCGCGTATCAGGGCGCGGGACAATCGCCCCCCGATGCGCTGGCGCCCGCGGCGGTGCTGGGCACGCTTCAGGCCTCGGGTTTCCAGGCCGTCGAACTGCAATGGCGCTGGCTGGACGGCACGCCGTATGTGCTGGCACAGGATGCACGGACGGGCACCCGCCTGGTCCGCGCATCCGCGTCCGGCCTGCGGGTCTTCCAGCATTGGGACGCGCAGACCGTGCTGGACGCCGCGCGGCGGCTGTTCGCGGAGCCAGTCACCACGCACGCCGTGCTGACGGACCACGACGCCTATTACTACGCACGCCACGCCGAAGCGATGAACGGAGGCCTGGTGCGCGGGCTGCCCGCCTTGCGCATGGACTTCGCCGACCCGGACCACACGCGCGTCTATGTCGACCTGCAAACGGGCGAGATCGCCACGAGCCTGGCCGCGTCGCAGCGCGCCAGCCGCTGGCTGTTCTACTTCCTGCACAGCTGGGACACGCCGCAACTGCTGGCCTGGTCCACCACGCGCGATGGCGTCATCCTGCTGCTCAGCCTGGGCGGCATCGTGGTGTCGGTCAGCGGCGTGGTGATTGGATGGCGGCGGCTGCGCAAGCAGGCGCATTGA
- a CDS encoding TonB-dependent receptor, which yields MAPLALAPFALALATLPAQAQQAPTLAPIVVTSDAVGTLDAPAAAGTNLGLTPRETPASLDILTRDALEARGDASVTDAITRTGGISASPHPGNGFSELSTRGFMGSASVMRLYDGTRQYGGVGVTFPFDTWSVERIEVLRGPASVIYGDGAIGGVVNVVPRKPTRGPIRNEVQATVGTDDTARLGLGSGGAISDTLSYRLDLSGDRSDGWVDRGDSKNATFSGALQWEATPDLSLKFSHSTGYQRPMAYFGVPLVEGRQLEALREKNYDVRDTFIRFRDQWTELAATWTRTDATTVRAKLYRIDSKRDWRNSDTYTYNPATAMVDRGRDTQIRHDQAQTGLTADAAFQGRLAGMANQVSVGFDINRSRFKHTNNTYTGNSGPVDLYHPDPGYYDSDVPFLPRYRNEVEQFSLFAEDRLALTDAWSVIGGLRYDHARLTRQDLIANARSADRSYSDIGWRLGTVYALSPELSVYAQYSEAADPVGGLLMISPANSVFEMSRGRQVEVGLKQSFWRQRGEWTLAAYHIRKDNLLARDPNDPSLRVQVGEQSSRGLEASLALAFAPGWKLEANATVLRAQYDDFTESAGGVAVSRKGNVPTNVPERLANVWLSWNFQPGWTAMGGVRYVGKRYADNANTLELPAYATTDLALRWDMTADTTLTARGYNVFDRAYFTTAYYSGTQWLYGPGRRFALTLNHRF from the coding sequence ATGGCGCCGCTTGCCCTCGCCCCTTTCGCCCTGGCCCTGGCGACCCTGCCCGCCCAGGCCCAGCAAGCCCCCACGCTGGCGCCCATCGTCGTGACCAGCGATGCCGTCGGCACCCTGGACGCGCCCGCCGCCGCCGGCACGAACCTGGGGCTGACGCCACGCGAAACGCCGGCCAGCCTCGACATCCTGACGCGCGACGCGCTGGAAGCGCGTGGCGACGCCAGCGTGACCGACGCCATCACGCGCACCGGCGGCATCAGCGCCTCGCCGCATCCGGGCAACGGCTTCAGCGAACTGTCCACGCGCGGCTTCATGGGCTCGGCGTCGGTCATGCGGCTGTACGACGGCACGCGCCAATACGGTGGCGTGGGCGTGACATTTCCCTTCGACACCTGGTCGGTGGAGCGCATCGAAGTGCTGCGCGGCCCCGCCTCGGTGATCTACGGCGACGGCGCCATTGGCGGCGTGGTGAACGTGGTGCCCAGGAAGCCCACGCGCGGCCCCATCCGCAATGAAGTGCAAGCCACCGTCGGCACCGATGACACCGCCCGGCTGGGCCTGGGCAGTGGCGGCGCGATCAGCGACACGCTGTCGTACCGGCTGGACCTGAGCGGCGACCGCAGCGACGGCTGGGTGGACCGCGGCGACAGCAAGAACGCGACGTTCTCGGGCGCCTTGCAGTGGGAGGCCACGCCCGACCTGAGCCTGAAGTTCAGCCACAGCACGGGCTACCAGCGGCCGATGGCTTATTTCGGGGTGCCCTTGGTGGAAGGCCGCCAGCTCGAGGCTTTGCGCGAGAAGAACTACGACGTCCGCGACACCTTCATCCGCTTTCGTGACCAGTGGACGGAACTGGCCGCGACCTGGACGCGCACCGACGCCACGACGGTGCGCGCCAAGCTGTACCGCATCGACAGCAAGCGGGACTGGCGCAACTCCGATACCTACACCTACAACCCCGCGACCGCGATGGTGGACCGTGGCCGCGACACCCAGATCCGCCACGACCAGGCGCAGACCGGCCTCACCGCGGACGCGGCATTCCAAGGCAGGCTGGCGGGCATGGCCAACCAGGTGTCCGTGGGCTTCGACATCAATCGCAGCCGCTTCAAGCACACCAACAACACCTATACGGGCAACTCCGGCCCGGTGGATCTCTACCACCCGGATCCTGGCTACTACGACAGCGACGTGCCCTTCCTGCCGCGCTACCGCAACGAGGTCGAGCAGTTCTCGCTCTTCGCCGAAGACCGCCTGGCCTTGACCGATGCCTGGTCCGTCATCGGCGGGCTGCGCTATGACCACGCGCGCCTGACGCGCCAGGACCTGATCGCGAATGCGCGCAGCGCGGATCGCAGCTATTCCGACATCGGCTGGCGGCTTGGCACGGTCTACGCGCTGAGCCCCGAGCTGTCGGTGTATGCACAGTATTCCGAGGCCGCCGATCCGGTGGGCGGACTGCTGATGATCAGCCCCGCCAACAGCGTCTTCGAGATGTCCAGGGGCAGGCAGGTGGAGGTCGGCCTGAAACAGTCGTTCTGGCGGCAGCGCGGCGAATGGACGCTGGCCGCGTATCACATCCGCAAGGACAACCTGCTGGCACGCGACCCGAACGATCCCAGCCTGCGGGTGCAGGTGGGCGAGCAGTCGTCGCGCGGCCTGGAAGCCTCGCTGGCGCTGGCGTTCGCGCCAGGCTGGAAGCTGGAAGCCAACGCCACCGTGCTGCGCGCGCAATACGACGACTTCACGGAGAGCGCCGGGGGCGTGGCGGTGTCGCGCAAGGGCAATGTGCCCACCAACGTGCCCGAACGCCTGGCCAATGTGTGGCTGAGCTGGAACTTCCAGCCCGGCTGGACGGCGATGGGCGGCGTGCGCTACGTGGGCAAGCGCTATGCCGACAACGCCAACACGCTGGAGCTGCCTGCGTATGCCACGACGGACCTGGCGCTGCGCTGGGACATGACGGCCGACACCACGCTGACCGCGCGCGGCTACAACGTGTTCGACCGGGCGTACTTCACGACCGCCTATTACTCGGGCACGCAGTGGCTGTACGGGCCGGGGCGGCGGTTCGCGTTGACGCTGAACCATCGCTTCTGA
- a CDS encoding endonuclease — protein MNRAAFVLPLALLFSPLSHADALVTRAKDVGHRDFQRAKQVMPRVYGTSGKDFYCGCPYANKKVDLQACGYKVRKDANRAGRIEWEHIVPAWAIGHQRQCWQDGGRKQCSKQDALFRKAEGDLHNLVPAVGEVNNDRGNFRYTVWEREPAMYGQCQMVVDFKGRRAQPPQHARGAIARSTFYMVETYRLNMSAQERKLYCVWARTYPVSDWERQRDRRIKAVQGNSNRYVSDASAIARFCR, from the coding sequence ATGAACCGTGCTGCTTTTGTCCTGCCCCTTGCCCTCCTTTTCTCTCCCCTCTCCCACGCCGACGCCCTGGTCACCCGCGCCAAGGACGTAGGCCATCGCGATTTCCAGCGTGCCAAGCAGGTCATGCCCCGTGTCTATGGCACGTCGGGCAAGGACTTCTATTGCGGCTGCCCCTATGCGAACAAGAAAGTCGACCTGCAAGCCTGCGGCTACAAGGTCCGCAAGGACGCGAACCGCGCCGGCCGCATCGAGTGGGAACACATCGTGCCGGCCTGGGCCATCGGCCATCAACGGCAGTGCTGGCAGGACGGCGGCCGCAAGCAATGCAGCAAGCAGGACGCGCTGTTCCGCAAGGCCGAAGGCGATCTCCACAACCTGGTGCCGGCGGTGGGCGAAGTGAACAACGACCGCGGCAACTTCCGCTACACGGTGTGGGAGCGCGAGCCGGCCATGTATGGCCAGTGCCAGATGGTGGTGGATTTCAAGGGCCGCCGCGCCCAGCCGCCGCAGCATGCGCGTGGCGCCATCGCGCGCTCGACCTTCTACATGGTCGAGACCTATCGCCTGAACATGAGCGCCCAGGAGCGCAAGCTGTACTGCGTCTGGGCCAGGACCTATCCCGTCAGCGACTGGGAACGCCAGCGCGACCGTCGCATCAAGGCCGTGCAGGGCAACAGCAACCGCTATGTGAGCGACGCGTCGGCCATTGCGCGGTTCTGCCGCTGA
- a CDS encoding BrnA antitoxin family protein, with the protein MRKKTVTRDLDLGNPPPLTAKQRAELAALRTRGDADPDYSDQGPLGEDFWRHAVRGQFYKPTKTSTTVRIDSDVLAWLRSQGKGYQTRINAILRREMLASLK; encoded by the coding sequence ATGAGGAAGAAAACCGTCACGCGTGACTTGGATTTGGGGAATCCTCCCCCTCTGACCGCCAAGCAGCGGGCTGAACTGGCAGCCTTGAGAACCCGGGGCGACGCTGATCCCGACTACAGCGATCAAGGGCCGTTGGGAGAGGATTTCTGGCGGCACGCGGTCCGAGGCCAGTTCTACAAGCCCACCAAGACGTCGACTACCGTGCGGATCGATTCCGATGTGTTGGCCTGGCTTCGATCGCAAGGCAAGGGATATCAGACGCGGATCAACGCGATCTTGCGCCGGGAGATGCTGGCGTCGCTCAAATGA
- a CDS encoding SRPBCC family protein, translating to MSPDTPPAEVPVRYWQRPAQRAFLAALGGVLLGALVSLGLYAVLAGFTPLKREFVSGMGLFGLPFFMGAATVCLSPPARQARWGYRILAPWVSVLIVFLGLVIVAVETLICLVMLAPVLFPAASLGGVLAGWLLTRWRQRAAQRATLASVLVLPILLGPLEPMVVPTQVEHITVSDRIVIAAAPGAVWATLVQVPDIRDSELQPSFSHAIGLPRPRAALMTGQGVGAVRDLYWEDNVRFREHVTAWEPGRLLAYDVDVSPARDTLKKLDPHVVIGDRYFDVLRGRYDLRALPDGSTELSLSTTYRISTRVNGYGKFWADRTLHDFHGVVLDLLRDRVQAGPVTAARG from the coding sequence ATGTCCCCAGATACGCCCCCCGCCGAGGTTCCCGTCCGCTATTGGCAGCGGCCCGCGCAGCGGGCGTTCCTGGCCGCCCTGGGCGGTGTATTGCTGGGCGCGCTCGTCTCCTTGGGGCTGTACGCGGTCCTCGCAGGCTTCACGCCGCTCAAGCGCGAATTCGTGTCGGGCATGGGCCTGTTCGGCCTGCCCTTCTTCATGGGCGCGGCCACCGTCTGCCTGAGCCCGCCCGCACGCCAGGCCCGCTGGGGCTATCGCATCCTGGCGCCCTGGGTGTCGGTGCTGATCGTCTTCCTCGGGCTCGTCATCGTCGCCGTCGAAACCCTCATCTGCCTCGTCATGCTGGCGCCGGTGCTGTTTCCCGCCGCCTCCCTGGGCGGCGTCCTGGCCGGCTGGCTGCTCACGCGCTGGCGCCAGCGCGCGGCGCAGCGCGCCACGCTGGCGTCGGTGCTGGTGCTGCCCATCCTGTTGGGGCCGCTGGAACCGATGGTGGTGCCCACGCAGGTCGAGCACATCACGGTGTCCGACCGCATCGTCATCGCCGCCGCGCCCGGCGCGGTCTGGGCCACGCTGGTGCAGGTGCCCGACATCCGCGACAGCGAACTGCAGCCCAGCTTCTCGCATGCCATCGGCCTGCCGCGCCCGCGCGCGGCGCTCATGACCGGGCAGGGCGTGGGCGCGGTGCGCGACCTTTATTGGGAAGACAACGTGCGCTTCCGCGAGCACGTCACCGCCTGGGAGCCTGGCCGACTGCTGGCCTACGACGTGGATGTTTCGCCCGCGCGCGACACCCTGAAGAAGCTCGACCCGCACGTGGTCATCGGCGACCGTTATTTCGACGTGCTGCGCGGCCGCTATGACCTGCGCGCGCTGCCCGACGGCAGCACCGAATTGTCCTTGTCGACCACGTACCGCATCAGCACGCGGGTGAACGGCTATGGCAAGTTCTGGGCCGATCGCACGCTGCACGATTTCCACGGTGTGGTGCTGGACCTGCTGCGTGACCGCGTGCAGGCCGGGCCCGTCACGGCGGCGCGAGGCTGA
- a CDS encoding DUF1488 family protein, translating to MGSFAKQTQAHVREDDVVFTLETGGVPRQFEISGDVLRQRYGAADGSGSELLKAFETARSDIEDVAKQAKWVPTDGPIDLGEGDFAGR from the coding sequence ATGGGTAGCTTTGCCAAGCAGACACAGGCGCACGTGCGCGAGGACGATGTGGTCTTCACGCTGGAAACCGGCGGCGTGCCGCGCCAATTCGAGATTTCCGGCGACGTGCTGCGCCAGCGTTATGGCGCGGCGGACGGCTCGGGCAGCGAGCTGCTCAAGGCCTTCGAGACGGCGCGCTCGGACATCGAGGATGTCGCGAAGCAGGCAAAGTGGGTGCCCACGGACGGCCCGATCGACCTGGGTGAAGGAGATTTCGCGGGCCGCTGA
- a CDS encoding peptidylprolyl isomerase yields MATASARHILVSTEAKCNELKAAIENGADFGQVARENSSCPSSRDGGNLGTFGRGQMVREFDEVVFSAPVNVVQGPVKTQFGYHLLEVTSRKD; encoded by the coding sequence ATGGCAACCGCATCCGCCCGCCACATCCTGGTTTCGACCGAAGCCAAGTGCAACGAACTGAAGGCCGCCATCGAAAACGGCGCCGACTTCGGCCAGGTTGCACGCGAAAACTCGAGCTGCCCCTCCAGCCGCGACGGCGGCAACCTGGGCACCTTCGGCCGCGGCCAGATGGTCCGCGAATTCGACGAAGTCGTCTTCAGCGCCCCCGTGAACGTCGTGCAGGGTCCGGTGAAGACCCAGTTCGGCTACCACCTGCTGGAAGTGACCAGCCGCAAGGACTGA
- a CDS encoding zeta toxin family protein produces the protein MPARIFVLAGVNGAGKSSIGGAALASQHVPYFNPDLAARDLRDANAGLDVGAANAHAWELGRKGLERALREGGNFAFETTLGANTLPNMLMAGAREGAQIHVWYAGLASPELHLQRVRERVLSGGHDIPEDKIRARYESSRANLIRLLPWLASLRVYDNSRQADPKAGLRPEPVLLLHCVRGRIAQHAALADVPRWAKPILAAALDLHGALH, from the coding sequence GTGCCGGCACGCATCTTTGTGCTGGCCGGCGTGAACGGCGCGGGCAAGAGCAGCATCGGCGGCGCCGCGCTGGCCAGCCAGCACGTGCCCTATTTCAACCCCGATCTCGCCGCCCGCGACTTGCGGGATGCCAATGCCGGCCTGGATGTCGGCGCGGCCAATGCCCACGCCTGGGAGCTGGGCCGCAAGGGCCTGGAGCGGGCGCTGCGTGAAGGCGGCAACTTCGCCTTCGAGACCACGCTGGGCGCCAACACCTTGCCCAACATGCTGATGGCCGGCGCGCGCGAGGGGGCGCAGATCCACGTCTGGTATGCGGGGCTGGCCTCGCCGGAACTGCATCTGCAACGGGTGCGCGAACGCGTGCTGTCAGGCGGCCACGACATTCCCGAAGACAAGATCCGTGCGCGCTACGAAAGCAGCCGCGCCAACCTCATCCGCCTGCTGCCGTGGCTGGCCAGCCTGCGTGTCTATGACAACAGCCGGCAGGCCGATCCCAAGGCGGGCTTGCGGCCCGAGCCGGTGCTGCTGCTGCATTGCGTGCGGGGGCGCATCGCGCAGCATGCCGCCCTGGCGGATGTACCGCGCTGGGCCAAGCCGATACTGGCCGCCGCCCTCGACCTGCACGGCGCCTTGCATTGA
- the aqpZ gene encoding aquaporin Z encodes MDMGRKCIAECLGTFWLVLGGCGSAVLAAHVADAAGYPFGIGYAGVALAFGLTVLTGAYALGHISGGHFNPAVSLGLWAGGRFPSSGLLPYIVAQVLGGLLAALVLYGVASGKAGFAIDPGAAGAFASNGYGAFSPGGYTLGAAFLAEVVLTAVFLLVIMGATHRNAAAGFAPIAIGLALTLIHLISIPVTNTSVNPARSTAVAVFAGENALGQLWLFWVAPLLGGVLGGVVYRLLNRND; translated from the coding sequence ATGGACATGGGAAGGAAATGCATTGCCGAATGTCTTGGCACGTTCTGGCTGGTGTTGGGCGGTTGCGGCAGCGCCGTGCTGGCCGCCCACGTGGCGGATGCCGCGGGGTACCCCTTCGGCATCGGGTATGCGGGCGTGGCGCTGGCTTTCGGCCTGACGGTGCTGACGGGTGCGTATGCCCTCGGGCACATCTCGGGCGGGCACTTCAACCCGGCCGTCAGCCTGGGCCTGTGGGCCGGCGGACGCTTCCCGTCCAGTGGATTGCTGCCCTATATCGTGGCGCAGGTGCTCGGCGGCCTGCTCGCGGCACTGGTGCTGTACGGCGTGGCCAGCGGCAAGGCCGGCTTCGCCATCGATCCGGGCGCCGCGGGCGCCTTCGCGTCCAACGGCTACGGCGCATTTTCGCCGGGCGGCTACACGCTGGGCGCGGCGTTCCTGGCCGAGGTCGTGCTGACCGCGGTATTCCTGCTGGTCATCATGGGCGCCACGCACAGGAATGCCGCGGCCGGCTTCGCGCCGATCGCGATCGGCCTGGCCCTGACGCTGATCCACCTGATCAGCATCCCGGTGACCAATACGTCGGTGAACCCGGCGCGCTCGACGGCGGTGGCGGTCTTCGCGGGTGAGAACGCGCTGGGCCAGTTGTGGCTGTTCTGGGTCGCCCCCTTGTTGGGCGGCGTGCTGGGCGGCGTCGTTTACCGGCTGCTCAACCGCAACGACTAG
- a CDS encoding thioredoxin fold domain-containing protein, whose translation MQQHKRWAGFIMGAILVILSTGLWAPAVQAQAWPALRASSDESQVLAAFKKGPYGNMAKGRVARQTVVPGIYAIVDPAGKYAPLFTDAKITKMKNGGSGWLDVASGNPLPAAQVQALRRDMASRIDTGRAIPYQYGQGGKGAILVTAYDCPYCRKLEQELDASAVNAKVYVFPTSLQHNKPGPMALARDIWCSADAATAWKAAILRKEAPAKAASSCTKDARDTSWLMTLFDIKGVPARILPDGRVGMFKVGEL comes from the coding sequence ATGCAGCAGCACAAGCGGTGGGCGGGATTCATCATGGGCGCCATTCTGGTCATCCTGTCCACGGGCCTGTGGGCGCCCGCCGTCCAGGCACAAGCCTGGCCCGCGTTGCGCGCCTCTTCCGATGAAAGCCAGGTGCTGGCAGCCTTCAAGAAAGGGCCCTATGGCAACATGGCCAAGGGCCGCGTCGCGCGCCAGACCGTGGTGCCCGGCATCTATGCGATCGTCGATCCGGCCGGAAAATACGCGCCCCTCTTCACCGACGCCAAGATCACGAAGATGAAGAACGGCGGCAGCGGCTGGCTTGACGTCGCCAGCGGCAATCCCTTGCCTGCCGCGCAAGTGCAGGCCTTGCGGCGCGACATGGCGTCGCGCATCGACACCGGCCGCGCCATCCCCTATCAATACGGCCAGGGCGGCAAGGGCGCCATCCTGGTCACGGCCTACGACTGCCCGTATTGCCGCAAGCTGGAGCAGGAGCTGGATGCCAGCGCGGTGAACGCCAAGGTCTACGTCTTCCCGACCTCGCTGCAGCACAACAAGCCCGGCCCCATGGCGCTGGCCCGGGATATCTGGTGCAGCGCCGATGCCGCCACGGCCTGGAAAGCGGCCATCCTGCGCAAGGAAGCGCCCGCGAAGGCCGCGTCGTCGTGCACCAAGGATGCGCGCGACACCAGCTGGTTGATGACGCTGTTCGACATCAAGGGCGTGCCTGCGCGGATTCTTCCCGACGGCAGGGTGGGGATGTTCAAGGTGGGTGAGCTGTAG